In Rhodococcus sp. OK302, one genomic interval encodes:
- a CDS encoding TetR/AcrR family transcriptional regulator: protein MPIVRTSFRCLDQQQWISVTIDRVATLAGTTRTALYRRFSGRVALLADAIVTHFGIDPAPDTGSLRGDLIELQRRQVEFFRTPIVAAGLAGLLGDLSSDPQRSAQFHEAFMAPRRRSTEMMFQRAVDRGEMPPIVHPALVFDILTGPLLLHVMLPAAGPLDDTLIASTVDAALHVLTSGIRDM, encoded by the coding sequence TTGCCTATAGTCCGTACGTCGTTCAGGTGCTTGGACCAGCAACAGTGGATATCAGTCACCATCGACCGGGTCGCCACCCTGGCCGGAACCACCCGCACCGCGCTGTATCGCCGATTCTCAGGGCGGGTCGCGCTGCTCGCCGACGCCATAGTCACGCATTTCGGCATCGACCCGGCGCCCGACACCGGCAGCTTGCGAGGCGACCTGATCGAGCTACAGCGCCGACAGGTCGAGTTCTTCCGCACCCCGATCGTCGCTGCAGGCCTCGCAGGTCTACTCGGCGACCTCAGTAGCGACCCTCAACGGAGCGCGCAGTTCCACGAGGCATTTATGGCACCCCGGCGCCGATCGACCGAAATGATGTTCCAACGGGCCGTCGATCGCGGCGAAATGCCGCCGATCGTTCATCCCGCCCTCGTTTTTGACATCTTGACTGGGCCCCTGTTGCTTCACGTGATGCTGCCGGCCGCCGGGCCACTCGACGACACCCTCATCGCCTCCACTGTCGACGCAGCCCTGCACGTACTCACCTCAGGTATTCGCGACATGTAA